The following are from one region of the Streptomyces changanensis genome:
- a CDS encoding sensor histidine kinase, whose product MDVNAAVAAAAAIAGLLTGVIAMLAFRWSERDQARPSRTSLHTDAVLPPGVDTVLSVLRSSAVVLDESDSVVKASSAAYALGLVRGGKLAVEAMLQMARDTRRDGEIRQVELDLPRRGTGRGEALAVSARVAPLGSRLVLLLVEDLTEARRIEAVRRDFVANVSHELKTPVGALSLLSEAVMDAADDPEAVTRFAGRMQIEATRLTNLVQELIDLSRVQNDDPLDDAEPVRVDELVAEAVDRSRHTATTKNITMAAGGTSALRVWGHRGQLAAALGNLVENAVNYSPAHTRVGIAARRVTAPGGDLIEIAVTDQGIGIPDKDKERIFERFYRVDPARSRATGGTGLGLAIVKHVAASHGGEVTVWSTEGQGSTFTLRLPEAAARRDRVSDGGRGTPGTPTTSDPLTAPEVHP is encoded by the coding sequence ATGGACGTGAACGCGGCGGTCGCCGCAGCGGCAGCGATCGCCGGGTTGCTCACCGGTGTCATCGCCATGCTCGCGTTCCGGTGGAGCGAGCGCGACCAGGCGAGGCCCAGTCGGACCTCCCTGCACACCGACGCCGTGCTGCCACCCGGTGTGGACACGGTCCTGTCCGTGCTCCGCTCCTCCGCGGTCGTCCTCGACGAGAGCGACTCCGTGGTGAAGGCCAGCTCGGCGGCGTACGCGCTCGGACTGGTCCGGGGCGGCAAGCTGGCGGTGGAGGCCATGCTGCAGATGGCCCGCGACACCCGCCGCGACGGCGAGATACGCCAGGTCGAACTGGACCTCCCCCGGCGCGGCACCGGCCGCGGCGAGGCCCTCGCGGTCTCCGCGCGCGTCGCCCCGCTCGGCTCGCGGCTGGTCCTGCTGCTCGTCGAGGACCTGACGGAGGCCCGCCGCATAGAGGCGGTACGCCGCGACTTCGTCGCCAACGTCAGCCACGAGCTGAAGACGCCCGTCGGCGCCCTCTCCCTCCTCTCGGAGGCCGTCATGGACGCCGCCGACGACCCCGAGGCGGTGACCCGCTTCGCCGGCCGCATGCAGATTGAGGCCACCCGCCTCACCAACCTCGTGCAGGAGCTCATCGACCTGTCCCGGGTCCAGAACGACGACCCGCTGGACGACGCCGAGCCCGTACGGGTCGACGAGCTGGTCGCCGAGGCCGTGGACCGCTCCCGGCACACCGCCACCACCAAGAACATCACCATGGCCGCCGGCGGCACCAGCGCGCTGCGCGTCTGGGGCCACCGCGGCCAGCTCGCCGCGGCCCTCGGCAACCTCGTCGAGAACGCCGTCAACTACTCCCCGGCCCACACCCGCGTCGGCATCGCCGCGCGCCGCGTCACCGCCCCCGGCGGCGACCTGATAGAGATCGCCGTCACCGACCAGGGCATCGGCATCCCCGACAAGGACAAGGAGCGCATCTTCGAGCGCTTCTACCGCGTCGACCCCGCCCGCTCCCGCGCCACCGGCGGTACCGGCCTCGGCCTGGCCATCGTCAAGCACGTCGCCGCGTCGCACGGTGGCGAGGTCACCGTATGGTCGACCGAGGGCCAAGGCTCCACCTTCACGCTCCGCCTCCCCGAGGCGGCCGCGCGCCGTGACCGCGTCA
- the phoU gene encoding phosphate signaling complex protein PhoU → MRDAYHEELDSIGEGLVEMARLVGSAIGRATTAMLDADLKLAEAVIAADQKVDDLQHDLEARAIALLARQQPVATDLRIVVTSLRMSADLERSGDLAQHVAKLARLRFPDRAVPGDLHATILEMGQLAQRLMAKAAEVIITKDVDLALQLEQDDDEMDLLHRTLFQHLMDDRWKHGIETAVDVTLLGRYYERFADHAVSVAKRVVYLVTGEHADELQLPEAPVEGA, encoded by the coding sequence ATGCGGGACGCGTACCACGAGGAACTGGACTCGATCGGCGAGGGGCTGGTCGAGATGGCCCGGCTGGTCGGATCGGCGATCGGGCGCGCCACGACGGCGATGCTCGACGCGGACCTGAAGCTGGCCGAGGCGGTCATCGCCGCCGACCAGAAGGTCGACGACCTGCAGCACGACCTGGAGGCCCGCGCGATCGCGCTGCTCGCCCGGCAGCAGCCCGTGGCGACGGACCTGCGGATCGTGGTGACGTCGCTGCGGATGAGCGCCGACCTGGAGCGCTCCGGCGACCTGGCGCAGCACGTGGCGAAGCTCGCCCGGCTGCGGTTCCCGGACCGGGCGGTGCCGGGCGACCTGCACGCGACGATCCTGGAGATGGGCCAGCTCGCGCAGCGCCTCATGGCCAAGGCGGCGGAGGTCATCATCACGAAGGACGTCGACCTGGCGCTCCAGCTGGAGCAGGACGACGACGAGATGGACCTGCTGCACCGCACGCTCTTCCAGCACCTGATGGACGACCGCTGGAAGCACGGCATCGAGACGGCGGTCGACGTGACGCTGCTGGGCCGGTACTACGAGCGGTTCGCCGACCACGCGGTGTCGGTGGCGAAGCGCGTGGTGTACCTGGTGACGGGCGAGCACGCCGACGAGCTCCAGCTCCCGGAAGCCCCGGTCGAGGGCGCCTGA